In the genome of Rhodoferax fermentans, one region contains:
- a CDS encoding UvrD-helicase domain-containing protein, translated as MALETPSPAIEAAQNAQKRVNECIDQHQCFRLEAGAGAGKTYSLVQALKRLISERGSDYLRRGQKVACITYTNVAKREISQEIDEHPAVLVDTIHAFCWGCMSQFQSALRTEVGKLERHTEKIAEAGGVGKRRIEYDLGYFGIHDDRITLYHDDIPELMARFLAMPKFQQVFTASYPVVFIDEYQDTNSEFMGALATHFLEPKKGPLIGLFGDHWQTIYRDDFDLAALPNVEAVDKGANFRSVPAVVDMLNRLRPSLPQVVDDESAEGEARAFHANSYTGERTDTAHSKQDTPADVTRAYVAALRKQLEAEGWDFSPAVTKVLMLTHAALAAEQGYPSIVEIFKSHQDAISKLDDATLEFLGRVVEPTCAAYKAKKYGQMFDLLGRAGTLNKPSEKQAWADDMKSLDALRESGTVGEVLDLLKKTRRPRMPDNVTRREDEMAAFDPDAGEPEKPSVNRHRRLRDVKYQEVVNLVRFVDGFTPFATQHSVKGAEFENVLVVFGGGWNHYNWPRMLEYMAAGAKPTAAHQKGFNRARNLFYVSVSRPKRRLAVLFTQTMSDKSLGVLNTLFANKVAVVNLP; from the coding sequence ATGGCGCTTGAAACACCAAGTCCCGCTATTGAAGCCGCGCAGAATGCGCAGAAGCGCGTCAACGAGTGCATTGATCAGCACCAGTGTTTCCGTCTCGAGGCCGGCGCAGGTGCAGGGAAAACCTATTCCCTCGTCCAAGCCCTCAAGCGGCTCATCTCTGAGCGTGGCTCGGACTATTTGCGTCGCGGCCAGAAGGTCGCATGCATCACCTACACGAACGTCGCAAAGCGTGAAATTTCGCAGGAAATTGACGAGCACCCTGCCGTGCTGGTGGACACCATTCATGCCTTCTGTTGGGGGTGCATGAGCCAGTTTCAATCGGCTCTCAGAACAGAAGTTGGAAAGCTTGAACGGCATACAGAAAAGATCGCGGAGGCGGGTGGCGTCGGCAAGCGACGCATTGAGTACGACCTCGGATATTTCGGCATTCACGATGACCGGATCACGCTCTATCACGACGACATCCCAGAGCTGATGGCCCGGTTCCTGGCCATGCCGAAGTTCCAGCAGGTGTTCACTGCGTCTTATCCGGTAGTTTTCATTGACGAATACCAGGACACGAATAGCGAGTTCATGGGCGCTCTAGCGACGCACTTTCTTGAGCCCAAGAAGGGACCGTTGATTGGGCTGTTCGGCGATCACTGGCAGACCATTTACCGAGACGATTTCGACTTGGCTGCACTGCCTAACGTCGAGGCAGTGGACAAGGGCGCCAATTTCCGCTCTGTGCCCGCCGTTGTGGACATGCTCAACCGTCTTCGGCCTTCTTTACCTCAGGTCGTCGATGACGAGTCAGCGGAAGGTGAGGCGCGCGCGTTCCATGCCAACAGCTACACAGGGGAGCGGACTGACACTGCGCACTCGAAACAGGACACTCCGGCAGATGTCACGCGCGCCTACGTCGCAGCGCTTCGTAAACAACTTGAGGCTGAGGGCTGGGACTTCTCACCGGCAGTCACGAAAGTACTGATGCTGACGCACGCTGCCTTGGCGGCCGAACAAGGCTACCCCTCAATCGTTGAAATCTTCAAGTCCCACCAAGACGCTATCTCCAAGCTAGATGATGCGACGCTGGAATTTCTTGGCAGAGTCGTTGAGCCCACATGTGCCGCGTACAAGGCGAAGAAGTATGGGCAGATGTTCGACTTGCTTGGCCGAGCGGGCACCCTGAATAAGCCATCTGAGAAGCAGGCGTGGGCGGACGACATGAAGTCTCTCGACGCTCTCCGCGAAAGTGGCACTGTGGGGGAAGTGCTGGACCTTCTGAAGAAGACGCGCCGACCTCGTATGCCTGACAACGTGACCCGTCGTGAAGACGAGATGGCTGCGTTCGATCCGGATGCGGGAGAGCCGGAGAAGCCCTCTGTCAATCGCCATCGACGCTTGCGTGACGTGAAGTATCAAGAGGTCGTGAACCTCGTGCGCTTCGTCGATGGCTTCACGCCCTTCGCCACTCAGCACAGTGTTAAAGGTGCAGAATTTGAAAACGTCCTCGTCGTCTTCGGGGGCGGTTGGAACCACTACAACTGGCCGCGCATGCTCGAATACATGGCTGCTGGTGCGAAACCGACTGCCGCGCATCAGAAAGGCTTCAACCGAGCCAGGAACCTTTTCTACGTTAGTGTCTCGCGGCCAAAGCGCCGTCTAGCGGTCCTATTTACGCAGACGATGAGCGACAAATCGTTGGGGGTGCTCAACACGTTGTTCGCCAACAAGGTTGCCGTGGTTAACCTTCCGTGA
- a CDS encoding acyl-CoA thioesterase — translation MSENPRPATNPAQLPTDEKLVLKVIPMPRDVNANGDIFGGWVMAQVDMAGAVIAATYSAGRMATVAVNEFIFKQPVRVGDILSFYGKLVRIGRTSITVKVEVYAERFLEQGSYTKVTEALLTYVALDENGKPREVPKPADV, via the coding sequence ATGTCTGAAAACCCTCGCCCCGCCACTAACCCGGCGCAACTGCCCACCGACGAGAAGCTGGTGCTCAAGGTGATCCCAATGCCGCGGGATGTGAACGCCAATGGCGACATTTTTGGCGGCTGGGTGATGGCGCAGGTGGATATGGCCGGTGCGGTGATTGCCGCCACCTACAGCGCCGGGCGCATGGCCACGGTGGCGGTCAATGAGTTCATCTTCAAACAGCCGGTGCGGGTCGGCGACATCCTGAGCTTTTATGGCAAGCTGGTGCGTATCGGCCGCACCTCGATCACCGTCAAGGTCGAGGTCTACGCGGAACGTTTTCTGGAACAGGGCAGCTATACCAAGGTGACTGAGGCGTTGCTGACCTATGTGGCGCTTGATGAGAACGGCAAACCGCGCGAAGTGCCCAAGCCAGCGGACGTTTGA
- a CDS encoding ABCB family ABC transporter ATP-binding protein/permease — protein MRRSGEPTPPPVLLPNGQVAPRSDWATLQRLFPYLWQYKWRVMLALAFMVGAKLANVGVPLLLKQLVDTMNPKAGVGMPALLVVPLGLLLAYGLLRLSTTLFAELRELIFAKATEGASRAISLQVFRHLHALSLRFHLERQTGGMTRDIERGTRAVHSLISYSLYSIFPTLIEVALVLSILAVKFDMWFAWITIIALVLYITFTIVVTEWRTQFRKQMNELDSTAHSRAIDSLLNYETVKYFNNEDFEAKRYDDNLERYRKAALKSQSTLSMLNTGQQLIIAAGLVAMLWRATQGVVDGRMTLGDLVMVNAFMIQLYIPLGFLGVLYREIKQGLTDLEKMFTLMEREREIADVPGALALKLNGAASPHPNPLPQGEGITPLTPATVPDLPPLPEGEGRGEGHTNASVSFQHVHFAYDPARPILHDISFEIPAGKTVAVVGPSGSGKSTLARLLFRFYDVQQGQIQIAGQDIKQVTQASVRAVIGIVPQDTVLFNDTVEYNIAYGRPGASRAEVEAAAKAAHIHNFIAATPKGYDTMVGERGLKLSGGEKQRVAIARTLLKNPPILIFDEATSALDSANERAIQAELQSVAQNKTTLVIAHRLSTVVDAHEILVMEAGTILERGTHAALLAANGRYAQMWALQQSVE, from the coding sequence ATGCGCCGCTCTGGCGAACCTACCCCACCTCCCGTCCTGCTGCCCAACGGCCAAGTCGCCCCGCGTTCCGACTGGGCCACGCTGCAGCGGCTTTTCCCCTACCTCTGGCAATACAAGTGGCGTGTGATGCTGGCGCTGGCTTTCATGGTGGGCGCCAAGCTCGCCAATGTGGGTGTGCCACTGCTTCTCAAACAGCTGGTCGACACCATGAACCCCAAGGCCGGTGTTGGCATGCCCGCGCTGTTGGTGGTGCCGCTGGGCCTGCTGCTGGCTTATGGCCTGCTGCGCCTGTCGACCACCTTGTTTGCCGAACTGCGCGAGCTGATTTTTGCCAAGGCCACCGAGGGTGCCTCACGCGCCATCAGCCTGCAGGTGTTTCGCCACTTACACGCCCTGAGCCTGCGCTTCCACCTGGAGCGCCAGACCGGCGGCATGACCCGCGATATTGAGCGCGGCACACGTGCGGTGCACTCCCTGATCAGTTATTCGCTCTACAGCATCTTCCCGACGCTGATTGAGGTGGCGCTGGTGCTGAGCATTTTGGCGGTCAAGTTTGACATGTGGTTTGCCTGGATCACCATCATTGCGCTGGTGCTCTACATCACCTTCACCATTGTGGTCACCGAGTGGCGCACCCAGTTCCGCAAACAGATGAACGAGCTGGACAGCACCGCGCACAGCCGCGCCATCGACTCGCTGCTGAACTACGAGACGGTCAAATACTTCAACAACGAAGACTTTGAGGCCAAACGGTACGACGACAACCTGGAGCGTTACCGCAAGGCCGCGCTCAAAAGCCAGAGCACGCTCAGCATGCTCAACACCGGCCAGCAGCTGATCATTGCCGCCGGGCTGGTGGCCATGTTGTGGCGCGCCACGCAGGGCGTGGTTGATGGTCGCATGACCCTGGGCGACCTGGTGATGGTCAACGCCTTCATGATCCAGCTCTACATCCCGCTGGGGTTCCTGGGGGTCTTGTACCGCGAGATCAAACAAGGCCTGACCGACCTGGAAAAGATGTTCACCCTGATGGAACGCGAGCGCGAGATTGCCGATGTGCCCGGTGCGCTGGCTTTGAAGCTCAATGGCGCCGCCAGCCCTCACCCTAACCCTCTCCCGCAGGGAGAGGGAATCACCCCCCTGACACCCGCGACAGTGCCGGACTTACCCCCTCTCCCCGAGGGAGAGGGCAGGGGTGAGGGCCACACCAACGCCAGCGTCAGCTTCCAACACGTGCACTTTGCCTACGACCCGGCGCGCCCGATCCTGCATGACATCAGTTTTGAGATCCCGGCGGGCAAAACCGTGGCCGTGGTTGGGCCGTCCGGCTCAGGCAAGTCCACGCTGGCGCGGCTGCTGTTCCGCTTCTACGACGTGCAACAGGGCCAGATTCAAATCGCCGGGCAAGACATCAAACAGGTCACCCAGGCCAGTGTGCGTGCGGTGATTGGGATCGTGCCGCAAGACACCGTGTTGTTCAACGACACGGTGGAATACAACATCGCCTACGGCCGCCCCGGCGCCAGCCGCGCCGAGGTGGAGGCCGCAGCCAAAGCCGCGCACATCCACAACTTCATCGCGGCCACACCCAAGGGCTACGACACCATGGTGGGTGAACGCGGGCTGAAACTCTCGGGCGGTGAAAAACAACGCGTGGCGATTGCCCGCACCCTGCTCAAAAACCCGCCGATCCTGATCTTTGACGAAGCCACCAGTGCGCTCGATTCGGCCAACGAACGCGCCATCCAGGCCGAGTTGCAAAGCGTGGCGCAAAACAAAACCACCCTGGTCATCGCCCACCGCCTGTCCACCGTGGTCGACGCCCACGAGATCCTGGTGATGGAAGCCGGCACCATCCTCGAGCGCGGCACCCACGCGGCGCTGCTGGCCGCCAACGGACGTTATGCGCAGATGTGGGCGCTGCAGCAGAGTGTGGAGTAG